A genomic stretch from Pochonia chlamydosporia 170 chromosome 4, whole genome shotgun sequence includes:
- a CDS encoding B-cell receptor-associated 31-like protein (similar to Metarhizium robertsii ARSEF 23 XP_007816867.1), with protein MTLYYSLVFFLLVLEMALFMLLLVPLPYTAKRKVFSFISENPIVSKLMYWLKITFVFILILFIDSVNRVYRVQLEVLAASDQASKGAAVLGHERLEVQARKFYSQRNMYLCGFTLFLSLILNRMYVMIIDTIKLEDKVRAFESNQNFKENRSSEVAELQKKLAKKEQDLETLKKQSEGLHRSYDELSDKYAATQVEEGKKGK; from the exons ATGACGCTCTACTACTCTCTC gtcttcttcctcctcgtcctcgagATGGCGCTCTTTATGCTGCTCCTCGTTCCCCTCCCATACACAGCTAAGCGCAAGGTCTTTTC CTTCATCTCCGAAAATCCCATCGTCTCCAAACTCATGTACTGGCTCAAAATCAcattcgtcttcatcctcatcctcttcatcgacaGCGTCAACCGCGTGTATCGCGTACAATTGGAAGTATTGGCGGCAAGCGACCAGGCTTCCAAGGGAGC TGCTGTTCTTGGTCACGAGCGTCTCGAAGTGCAGGCCCGCAAGTTTTACTCCCAGCGCAACATGTATCTCTGCGGGTTTACGCTGTTCCTGTCGCTTATTTTGAACCGCATGTACGTCATGATTATCGATACGATTAAGCTGGAGGATAAGGTGCGGGCGTTTGAGAGCAATCAGAACTTCAAGGAGAATAGGTCGAGTGAGGTGGCGGAGTtgcagaagaagttggcgaagaaggagcaggatttggagacgttgaagaagcagagtgAGGGGCTGCATCGGAGTTATGATGAGTTGAGTGATAAGTATGCGGCTACGCAGGTTgaggaggggaagaaggggaaatAA
- a CDS encoding pectate lyase superfamily protein domain-containing protein, translating to MVYFTTTITALLAGVAAANPTIHDHARRMQNTMAKAAAAGTTFWYANMDHTGGPRGYSPDLGNDYSYEVFKSVNSGDGRAIQDAIDSNNGKERRHNWWASQPRAMAEMRIRFVVYLPPGTYEVDSKIQLRVGTILMGDATNPPAIKASRNWQGERNLINGLDPRTAEAAHTTYPHGELSFTVGLKNVILDTTNIGGSSEFSDVHLSKSSSAYIENTWVWIADHNTEGGGGCLIAAKGGVLVQATKGTWLHSLGSEHWWLYQLNLWEAKDVFVSMLQAETNYNQGSNAPQIPPAPWKANVRGWNDPDFSWCGGGDKICRKGYSNFITGGSGIRHYASTAWDFFSGPGNQGCDDAWGCSDVMHWISKQPSDLQLFGVCSKSATNVLREANGNMISARPSFKGGWPGQGSDLGVYKVD from the exons ATGGTTTATTTTACGACCACAATCACAGCCTTGCTGGCGGGCGTGGCCGCTGCCAACCCAACTATCCATGATCATGCTAGACGCATGCAAAACACAATGGCCAAagccgctgccgctggcaCCACCTTTTGGTATGCCAATATGGACCACACTGGGGGTCCTCGTGGCTACTCTCCAGATCTCGGAAACGACTACTCGTACGAAGTATTCAAGTCTGTCAACTCCGGTGATGGCCGAGCTATTCAAGATgccattgacagcaacaACGGAAAGGAGAGGCGGCACAATTGGTGGGCTTCTCAGCCAagagccatggcagaaatgCGTATTCGATTC GTTGTATATCTCCCACCTGGGACATATGAAGTAGACTCGAAGATCCAGTTGCGTGTTGGAACCATTCTCATGGGAGACGCCACTAAT CCTCCTGCTATCAAAGCGTCTAGAAACTGGCAGGGAGAGCGAAATCTCATCAACG GTTTGGACCCACGAACTGCTGAAGCAGCCCACACCACATATCCCCATGGTGAGCTTTCCTTCACCGTCGGTCTAAAGAATGTGATTTTGGACACGACCAACATTGGCGGAA GCTCCGAGTTCTCGGACGTCCACCTCAGCAAGTCTTCGTCCGCTTACATAGAAAACACATGGGTATGGATAGCAGACCACAACACCGAAGGCGGAGGCGGCTGCCTCATCGCCGCAAAGGGCGGTGTCCTCGTCCAAGCAACAAAAGGCACATGGCTGCACTCCCTAGGCAGCGAGCACTGGTGGTTATACCAGCTCAACCTCTGGGAAGCCAAGGATGTGTTTGTCTCGATGCTTCAAGCCGAGACGAACTACAACCAGGGCTCAAACGCACCGCAGATTCCTCCCGCGCCGTGGAAGGCAAATGTCAGGGGGTGGAATGACCCTGACTTTTCGTGGTGCGGCGGCGGTGACAAGATTTGCAGAAAGGGGTATTCGAATTTCATCACCGGCGGTTCCGGCATTCGCCACTATGCTAGTACTGCGTGGGATTTCTTCAGCGGTCCCGGAAATCAGGGTTGCGATGATGCGTGGGGATGTTCTG ATGTGATGCACTGGATCTCGAAGCAGCCGTCTGATCTTCAGTTGTTTGGTGTGTGTTCAAAGTCTGCGACGAATGTGCTACGTGAGGCGAATGGGAATATGATTTCGGCTCGGCCTAGCTTCAAGGGGGGCTGGCCGGGTCAGGGTTCTGATTTGGGTGTGTATAAGGTTGACTAG
- a CDS encoding zinc-binding domain-containing protein codes for MGNGAKAQQKRERNAKDKNVAKSQLKVNQQAMNIQCQICKATFLSTTKGPALQEHATNKHSKDIGDCFPGKTA; via the exons ATGGGCAAC GGAGCCAAGGCACAGCAAAAGCGTGAGCGCAACGCAAAGGACAAAAATGTTGCCAAGTCGCAACTCAAAGTC AACCAACAAGCTATGAACATCCAGTGCCAGATCTGCAAGGCCACGTTTCTGTCTACCACCAAGGGTCCTGC CCTGCAGGAACATGCTACCAACAAGCACAGCAAGGATATTGGTGATTGCTTCCCCGGCAAGACGGCCTAG
- a CDS encoding naringenin 3-dioxygenase (similar to Paracoccidioides sp. 'lutzii' Pb01 XP_002794760.1) — MSFTSIPILDLKLARDPATKPEFLEQLRHALMEVGFLYLKNVGISEELFQDVIKKGKAFFDIPLEEKLKIEMKNAKSFLGYSQLSAEITAGEVDHREQIDLSTEHPIPTPNAPLYYNLLAPNQWPSENHAPGFRDTYTDYMNRMGAISIYFTSLIAEAIKLPSDAFNKYFDEDQQHKLKIVKYPDMEELGRQGQGQGVGPHKDSMLTSYLLQATSHRGLQVQNVQGEWIDCPPIDGTLVVAIGQGMEALTQGVCVSTTHRVLSPAAGSGARFSIPFFQGVKLDAEFDDLETVGVGKVPEEVREQRRRVVERTGGRVDDVEFTFRTGAVAKTLGEATLRNRVKSHPDVGERWYPDILKGIREEQAAAKAKQTGGNAPTGGVAPKAVEAH, encoded by the exons ATGTCATTTACATCGATTCCCATCTTGGATCTGAAACTCGCTCGGGATCCGGCAACCAAACCAGAGTTTCTGGAACAGTTGCGCCATGCCCTCATGGAAGTAGGCTTCTTGTATCTCAAGAATGTCGGCATCTCAGAGGAGTTATTCCAGGATGTCATCAAGAAAGGAAAGGCGTTTTTCGATATTCCCCTTGAAGAGAA ACTCAAGATTGAAATGAAAAACGCCAAATCATTCCTCGGCTACTCCCAGCTCTCTGCAGAAATCACCGCCGGTGAAGTCGATCACCGCGAACAAATCGATCTCTCCACAGAACATCCCATCCCTACGCCCAATGCACCTCTGTATTACAACCTCCTCGCACCAAACCAGTGGCCGTCTGAAAACCACGCCCCCGGCTTCCGGGACACGTACACAGACTACATGAACCGCATGGGCGCCATATCCATCTACTTCACATCCCTCATCGCAGAAGCAATCAAGCTCCCCAGCGACGCATTCAACAAGTACTTCGACGAGGACCAGCAGCACAAGCTCAAGATAGTCAAGTACCCGGACATGGAGGAACTAGGACGTCAGGGCCAAGGTCAGGGCGTCGGTCCACACAAGGACAGCATGCTGACGAGCTACCTCCTCCAAGCGACGTCCCATCGCGGGCTGCAGGTGCAAAACGTGCAAGGCGAGTGGATCGACTGTCCCCCGATTGACGGTACGCTCGTCGTCGCGATAGGGCAGGGGATGGAGGCCCTAACGCAAGGTGTGTGTGTGAGCACGACGCATAGGGTGCTGTCGCCGGCGGCGGGCTCAGGCGCTAGGTTTTCCATCCCCTTCTTCCAGGGCGTGAAGCTGGATGCTGAGTTTGACGACCTGGAGACGGTGGGCGTGGGGAAAGTGCCGGAGGAGGTGAGGgagcagaggaggagggttgTTGAGCGGACGGGAGGGAGGGTGGACGATGTTGAGTTTACGTTTAGGACGGGCGCGGTGGCCAAGACGCTGGGCGAGGCTACGCTTCGGAATAGGGTGAAGAGTCATCCGGATGTAGGAGAGAGGTGGTATCCGGATATTTTGAAGGGCATCAGGGAGGAGCAGGCTGCTGCTAAGGCGAAGCAGACTGGAGGGAATGCGCCCACGGGAGGAGTCGCTCCAAAGGCGGTTGAGGCTCATTGA
- a CDS encoding sporulation protein (similar to Verticillium alfalfae VaMs.102 XP_003005807.1): MAGTKSPRSKDDKTKKRKRDTIETETKSKRHRQQNRGSKANVDGTHKSQASQKGKHDYDISTGDLTSFRPQEVIRQSDDGEAGWRVSKPMGGRMLDIDPILTPDEQYLILTYNTSLQIYNASNSLLIRRIAISTLDTSAPKGTTPAHIVATRLSRNIHQLVWVACSDGQVYCVDWTEDGIPTPSFQTTSKTAKALAVMPASYAEKREILLVAESDKPSRMEVVAYQTVNDGEPKSNSILTLKKAGYGLQILETSEDGQILVGAFQDRLFLGTAFAAAESLEQLKFEIFSFDAPDLITCVDLRLRPRFSGNKKAQLGTEKALDVIVGGARGSIYVYHDALAHVKSAGKSQFVKDGIQVQKHHWHRKAVHAVKWSRDGHYFISGGSENVLVVWQVDTSKKDFLPHLSGSVENIVVSSSGSSYVLHLDDNSAMVLSTAEMKPTAYIAGIQSAAVDVSEPKDLLVRRVWSVSEHVRRPIPAAIRPSDPSKLHVCVGNGRQASLSGDFSAPLLQSFDLESFTSISKQALARTQPTDINLNSKGRTIDEPLVTSISFSGDGRWLASVDEWQPSPKDAENISADLRDHCIRERHEVYLKFWEVRDGAESIELVSRINRPHATSGPESILSLASDPTSSCFATIGSDGAVRVWRPRPRQHNGITMKDANGQDAVSWGCTQAIGVGDGIGLENGTDLINPTRPIEVQGNVTFSEDGSTLFAAFGAVDSGVVYIIDVASGQIVKTLEGLWVGNLRSIQTLSSFIIVLSDDLRVYDVVSDELQYGIVVPKVYGVTELHQLTVDHTSGHFAVTLPIGGISSIAVFDPEDPEPLIVRSTPHRIVSLVSAPGASGFIALDDAAQVWVIAEGSDPSSLATVQPLHDLQLDGPAGSVDADDNVGEVLPADEMDVVSDDEADDDKEANGVDDVDMEVDDDDDDAYGSVIPQQLLTEIFDAAPAFAAPSIEDMFYKVTGLLATKPLAEQ, translated from the exons ATGGCTGGAACGAAAAGTCCTCGAAGTAAGGACGACAAAACTAAGAAGCGCAAGAGAGACACAATCGAAACCGAGACGAAATCTAAGAGACACAGGCAACAGAATCGTGGAAGCAAGGCTAATGTCGATGGCACGCACAAATCCCAGGCCTCGCAGAAGGGGAAACACGATTATGACATCTCAACTGGAGACCTTACATCTTTCCGCCCTCAAGAAGTCATCCGGCAGtcagatgatggagaggcAGGCTGGAGAGTTTCGAAGCCCATGGGCGGTCGAATGTTGGACATTGATCCAATTCTCACACCCGATGAACA GTATCTCATCTTGACCTACAATACATCGCTCCAAATATACAATGCCAGCAACTCTCTCCTCATTCGACGCATTGCGATTAGCACCCTAGATACGTCAGCCCCGAAGGGTACCACGCCTGCTCACATTGTTGCAACCCGATTGTCTAGGAACATCCATCAACTAGTATGGGTGGCATGCTCCGATGGGCAGGTTTACTGTGTCGATTGGACGGAAGACGGTATTCCTACGCCCTCGTTTCAAACCACGTCGAAGACGGCCAAAGCGTTGGCCGTTATGCCAGCCTCCTATGCTGAGAAGAGGGAGATCCTTTTGGTGGCGGAGTCCGACAAGCCAAGCCGCATGGAAGTTGTTGCATACCAAACAGTAAACGATGGCGAACCCAAGTCGAACAGCATTTTGACACTCAAGAAGGCGGGATACGGCCTCCAAATACTTGAGACTAGTGAAGACGGCCAGATTCTCGTTGGGGCATTCCAAGACCGCCTATTCCTGGGTACGGCATTTGCAGCCGCCGAGAGCCTTGAGCAACTGAAATTCGAAATCTTCTCTTTTGATGCCCCTGACCTTATCACCTGCGTCGACCTGAGACTACGTCCTCGCTTCTCTGGGAACAAGAAAGCTCAATTAGGAACTGAAAAGGCTCTTGATGTGATTGTTGGAGGAGCTCGAGGAAGTATTTATGTGTATCATGATGCTTTGGCTCATGTTAAATCTGCTGGAAAATCGCAATTTGTGAAGGACGGAATCCAAGTGCAAAAACACCACTGGCATCGCAAAGCTGTGCACGCTGTAAAGTGGTCCAGAGATG GACATTATTTTATATCTGGAGGGTCTGAGAACGTTCTAGTTGTCTGGCAGGTGGACACATCCAAAAAAGACTTCCTGCCTCATCTTTCCGGAAGTGTTGAGAACATTgtcgtctcatcatctggCTCTTCCTATGTGCTTCATCTGGATGACAACTCAGCGATGGTTTTGTCAACTGCCGAAATGAAGCCCACTGCATATATTGCCGGAATCCAGTCAGCCGCAGTTGACGTTTCAGAACCAAAGGATCTGCTAGTTCGCCGAGTGTGGAGTGTGTCGGAACATGTACGACGGCCGATACCTGCAGCAATTAGACCTTCCGACCCTTCAAAACTCCACGTTTGTGTTGGCAACGGCCGCCAAGCGAGTCTTTCGGGAGATTTTTCTGCTCCCTTATTGCAGTCTTTCGATTTGGAATCGTTTACCAGCATCTCGAAACAAGCGTTGGCAAGAACGCAACCAACAGATATTAACCTCAACAGCAAAGGACGCACAATCGACGAACCGTTGGTAACAAGTATTAGCTTTTCTGGAGACGGAAGGTGGCTCGCCAGTGTCGATGAATGGCAACCTTCACCAAAAGACGCTGAAAACATATCTGCCGATCTTAGAGATCACTGCATACGCGAGAGGCACGAGGTGTACCTAAAATTCTGGGAGGTTCGAGATGGTGCCGAGTCAATAGAGCTGGTGTCAAGAATCAACCGCCCGCATGCGACGAGCGGCCCGGAATCAATTCTGAGCCTGGCATCGGACCCTACATCTAGCTGCTTCGCAACCATCGGATCTGATGGCGCGGTGCGAGTATGGCGACCTAGACCCCGGCAGCACAATGGAATTACCATGAAGGATGCCAATGGTCAGGACGCCGTGTCATGGGGTTGTACTCAAGCTATTGGTGTAGGGGATGGCATTGGTCTCGAAAATGGCACAGATCTTATCAACCCAACCCGACCCATTGAGGTCCAGGGCAATGTTACATTCTCAGAAGATGGCTCCACGTTGTTTGCTGCCTTTGGAGCTGTTGATTCTGGTGTTGTTTACATCATTGACGTCGCTTCTGGCCAGATTGTCAAAACACTTGAAGGGTTGTGGGTTGGCAATCTTCGCTCCATCCAAACACTCTCGTCCTTTATTATTGTACTGTCTGATGATCTGAGGGTGTACGATGTTGTCAGCGACGAGCTTCAATACGGCATCGTTGTGCCTAAAGTATACGGAGTCACTGAGCTCCATCAGCTTACGGTCGATCACACTTCGGGGCACTTTGCTGTCACCCTGCCCATTGGCGGCATATCGAGCATTGCAGTCTTTGACCCGGAAGATCCTGAGCCTCTTATTGTCAGGAGCACGCCGCACAGAATAGTGAGTCTCGTGTCAGCACCTGGAGCCAGTGGGTTTATCGCACTCGACGACGCCGCCCAAGTCTGGGTAATTGCTGAGGGCTCTGATCCATCGTCTCTCGCAACTGTTCAGCCACTGCACGATCTTCAGTTAGATGGGCCGGCCGGATCTGTCGATGCGGACGACAACGTAGGGGAAGTGCTGCCCGCGGATGAGATGGACGTGGTgagcgacgacgaggccGACGATGACAAGGAAGCAAATGGAGTTGAcgacgtggacatggaggttgacgatgacgacgatgatgcctACGGCAGTGTAATACCTCAGCAGCTCTTGACAGAGATCTTTGACGCTGCGCCTGCATTTGCGGCTCCGTCCATCGAGGACATGTTCTACAAGGTGACGGGACTTTTAGCCACAAAGCCTCTCGCCGAGCAATGA
- a CDS encoding DNA-directed RNA polymerases I/II/III subunit 10 (similar to Metarhizium acridum CQMa 102 XP_007812587.1): MIIPIRCFSCGKVTGDLWERYLQLIADPRKTDGDAMDELGLKRYCCRRMIMTHVDLIEKLLKYTPDGRNEKKQRLNELA, encoded by the exons ATGATTATTCCTATTCGGTGCTTCTCATGTGGCAAG GTCACGGGCGACCTTTGGGAACGCTACCTCCAACTCATCGCTGACCCAAGAAAAACTGACGG CGATGCCATGGACGAGCTTGGTTTGAAACGCTATTGCTGCCGCCGCATGATCATGACCCACGTCGATCTTATTGAAAAGCTTTTGAA ATACACTCCGGACGGTCGAAATGAGAAGAAACAGCGACTGAACGAGTTGGCATAA